In Methanonatronarchaeum sp. AMET-Sl, one genomic interval encodes:
- a CDS encoding Zn-ribbon domain-containing OB-fold protein yields MPKSLEDIREICFKYEIPVEKTKVFWEKLEANELVTSKCVDCGKVMFPPQSYCQSCLSSDIEWIDLDGEAVVQSFTHIDVRPKSFRDEKPYTIVVAEFKKYDSVSALAWIENVDREDVEIGLEVELFPKQREKGPPYYVFKPIG; encoded by the coding sequence ATGCCGAAATCACTTGAAGATATTAGGGAGATCTGTTTTAAATATGAAATACCGGTTGAGAAGACCAAGGTTTTTTGGGAAAAACTTGAAGCTAATGAATTAGTCACTTCAAAATGTGTTGATTGTGGAAAAGTGATGTTCCCCCCTCAGAGTTACTGTCAAAGTTGCTTAAGTTCAGATATTGAGTGGATAGATTTAGATGGTGAGGCAGTAGTTCAAAGTTTCACACATATCGATGTTCGACCAAAATCATTCAGAGATGAAAAACCCTATACAATTGTTGTTGCGGAGTTTAAGAAATATGATTCGGTTTCTGCATTAGCTTGGATTGAAAACGTTGATAGAGAAGATGTTGAGATAGGTCTGGAGGTCGAGCTTTTTCCAAAACAAAGAGAGAAGGGACCTCCATATTACGTATTCAAACCAATAGGGTAA
- a CDS encoding ABC transporter ATP-binding protein, whose protein sequence is MNKIEIENLHFNYSSKKILKNITLKAELGELTGLIGPNGAGKSTLLKCIAGILKPKKGKIKIKGKNIHEISKKELSQILSYQPQNQNTSAALPVLEAVLLGKVHTLSWNISQQDLQEAWNILQKLEIEHLAEKNLNELSGGQQQMINMAQSMIGTPDTYLLDEPTSNLDLPNQLKVMEIIKKITHNENITTIITSHDLNQISRYADNLIILKNGEIYSTGKPKNVITKKMMNSVYNVKSKIEIDEENKPKITPLKALKKG, encoded by the coding sequence ATGAACAAAATAGAAATAGAAAACCTACATTTCAACTATTCATCTAAAAAAATCCTAAAAAACATAACATTAAAAGCAGAACTTGGAGAACTAACCGGATTAATAGGTCCGAACGGAGCAGGTAAATCCACATTACTCAAATGCATCGCTGGAATCCTAAAACCAAAAAAAGGAAAAATCAAAATAAAAGGCAAAAACATCCACGAAATCAGCAAAAAAGAACTCTCACAAATTTTAAGCTACCAACCACAAAACCAAAACACCAGCGCAGCACTACCAGTACTAGAAGCAGTATTACTAGGAAAAGTACACACACTATCATGGAACATATCGCAACAAGACCTACAAGAAGCCTGGAACATACTCCAAAAACTCGAAATAGAACACCTAGCAGAAAAAAACCTAAACGAACTCAGTGGCGGCCAACAACAAATGATAAACATGGCACAATCAATGATAGGAACCCCAGACACCTACCTACTAGACGAACCAACTTCAAACCTAGACCTACCAAACCAACTAAAAGTAATGGAAATAATAAAAAAAATCACACACAACGAAAACATAACAACAATAATAACATCCCATGACCTCAACCAAATCTCCAGATACGCAGACAACCTAATAATCCTAAAAAACGGAGAAATATACTCAACAGGAAAACCCAAAAACGTAATAACCAAAAAAATGATGAACTCAGTATACAACGTCAAATCAAAAATAGAAATAGACGAAGAAAACAAACCAAAAATCACACCCCTAAAAGCCTTAAAAAAAGGATAA
- a CDS encoding site-specific integrase yields MPTKNFKRDIKNELNNIQTHEKLTPHNKELIQEFYRDLRIMDYSEARILKLLNTTKIIGEIMNTNFDEATKNDIKDLVAEINSKNYAESTKRTYKVIIRRFYKWLNNEEDYPDTVNWIELKYNKTKKLPEKILTEQDIHKLLEAATHPRTKALISILWETGARIGELIDLTIGHIEEHPYGKKITIDGKTGQRRLPLIQTVPHLRTWIDIHPNPQNKQPLWVNIGNPRHGQKCTYRNLSKSLQTTKQKTDINKPVNPHHFRHSRATYLANKFTDAQMCEWFGWVQGSDMPARYIHLSGRDIDGAYAQIHGIKTKNNTEKSKLAPQKCPTCTNTNPHNANACNYCGKALNQEALKKLEKAEKQQKQQNNKNELIQMIQNYEQNGKIHPKLIQQLTKK; encoded by the coding sequence ATGCCAACTAAAAACTTTAAAAGAGACATAAAAAACGAACTAAACAACATCCAAACACACGAAAAACTGACACCACACAACAAAGAACTAATACAAGAATTCTACAGAGACCTACGAATAATGGACTACTCAGAAGCAAGAATCCTAAAACTACTCAACACAACCAAAATAATCGGAGAAATAATGAACACAAACTTCGATGAAGCAACCAAAAACGACATAAAAGACCTAGTAGCAGAAATAAACTCAAAAAACTACGCAGAATCAACCAAAAGAACATACAAAGTAATAATCAGACGATTCTACAAATGGCTCAACAACGAAGAAGACTACCCAGACACAGTCAACTGGATAGAACTAAAATACAACAAAACCAAAAAACTACCAGAAAAAATACTCACAGAACAAGACATCCACAAACTACTAGAAGCAGCAACACACCCCAGAACAAAAGCACTCATAAGCATACTATGGGAAACAGGAGCAAGAATCGGAGAACTAATAGACCTAACAATAGGACACATAGAAGAACACCCCTACGGCAAAAAAATAACAATAGACGGAAAAACAGGCCAAAGAAGACTCCCCCTAATACAAACAGTACCCCACCTAAGAACCTGGATAGATATACACCCAAACCCACAAAACAAACAACCACTCTGGGTAAACATAGGAAACCCACGCCACGGCCAAAAATGCACCTACAGAAACCTATCCAAAAGCCTACAAACAACAAAACAAAAAACAGATATAAACAAACCAGTAAACCCACACCACTTCCGACATTCAAGAGCCACATACCTAGCAAACAAATTCACAGACGCACAAATGTGCGAATGGTTCGGATGGGTACAAGGATCCGACATGCCAGCAAGATACATCCACCTATCCGGAAGAGACATCGACGGAGCATACGCACAAATCCACGGAATCAAAACCAAAAACAACACAGAAAAATCAAAACTAGCACCACAAAAATGCCCAACCTGCACAAACACCAACCCCCACAACGCCAACGCCTGCAACTACTGCGGAAAAGCACTAAACCAAGAAGCACTAAAAAAACTCGAAAAAGCAGAAAAACAACAAAAACAACAAAACAACAAAAACGAACTAATCCAAATGATACAAAACTACGAACAAAACGGAAAAATACACCCAAAACTAATCCAACAACTAACAAAAAAATAA
- a CDS encoding thiolase domain-containing protein — MDRKVGVVASGQSDFGIRKDVDIRELAAESFIEALDSEGDLSRGDIEFASVGSFGSGIYNEEFLPAPLVCEYLGLNPIGAQRTEAACATGMSAVYLVYALIKSGLIDVGVALGVEKMTEVPKSSMIEFIGRPGSYLWEFQSFGATFPGYYGIYATAHMDRYGTTERDFAEVAVKNHSYGALNEKAFLRNEIDVEDALNSKMIAYPHRLYYCCPINDGSATVVLASEEKAKELSEDPVWIKGLGSGTSSVNISNRNSFVGFESAQVAAEKAFDMAGVEPCEIDVSCLHDSFTSAEIIAYEDVGFCEKGRGKELVREGQTYVGGDYPVNLDGGLKAKGHPIGATGIAMINELTEQLKGEVKPGKRQASIDNGYALAHNVGGTGHYSYVTVLER, encoded by the coding sequence TTGGATAGAAAGGTTGGTGTTGTTGCGTCGGGACAATCGGATTTTGGGATTCGTAAGGATGTGGATATTAGGGAGTTGGCGGCTGAGTCGTTTATTGAGGCATTGGATTCTGAGGGTGATTTGTCTAGGGGTGATATAGAGTTTGCGTCGGTTGGGTCGTTTGGTTCTGGTATTTATAATGAAGAGTTTTTGCCGGCTCCTCTTGTTTGTGAATATCTTGGTTTAAATCCGATTGGGGCTCAGAGGACTGAAGCTGCTTGTGCGACCGGTATGTCAGCTGTATATTTGGTGTATGCTTTGATTAAGTCTGGGTTGATTGATGTTGGGGTAGCGTTAGGTGTTGAGAAGATGACTGAGGTTCCTAAGTCTAGTATGATTGAGTTTATTGGTAGGCCTGGGTCTTATCTTTGGGAGTTTCAGAGTTTTGGAGCGACTTTTCCTGGGTATTATGGTATTTATGCTACTGCGCATATGGATCGTTATGGTACAACTGAGAGGGATTTTGCGGAGGTTGCGGTTAAAAACCATAGTTATGGAGCGTTGAATGAGAAGGCGTTTCTCCGTAATGAGATAGATGTGGAGGATGCGTTGAATTCGAAGATGATTGCTTATCCACATAGGCTGTATTATTGTTGTCCTATTAATGATGGGTCGGCTACGGTGGTGTTGGCTTCTGAAGAGAAGGCTAAGGAGTTGTCTGAGGATCCTGTTTGGATTAAGGGTTTGGGTTCTGGTACCAGTTCGGTTAACATTTCGAATAGAAACTCTTTTGTTGGGTTTGAGTCGGCGCAGGTTGCTGCTGAAAAGGCGTTTGATATGGCGGGTGTGGAGCCGTGTGAGATAGATGTTTCTTGTTTGCATGATTCCTTTACAAGTGCGGAGATAATTGCTTATGAAGATGTGGGTTTTTGTGAGAAAGGTAGGGGTAAGGAGTTGGTTAGGGAGGGCCAGACTTATGTTGGTGGTGATTATCCGGTTAATCTAGATGGGGGGCTTAAGGCAAAAGGCCATCCGATTGGTGCTACAGGTATTGCAATGATTAATGAGTTGACTGAACAGCTTAAAGGAGAGGTTAAGCCAGGTAAGAGACAGGCTTCGATAGATAATGGATATGCATTGGCTCATAATGTTGGTGGAACGGGACATTACAGTTATGTAACGGTTTTGGAGAGGTAG
- a CDS encoding enoyl-CoA hydratase-related protein, whose translation MVDIKKVAVIGAGVMGHGIAEVVAMSGRDVNIYDHKKQNLKNALKEIEKSLAKLEEKDRISETEAIDTLNKIETVNDLQKAVIDRDFVIEVVPENLELKRDLFARLDRYTPEHTVLASGTSSLPITEIARATTRPEKVVGMHWFNPPVLMDLVEVIYGEKTSKETAETTYKFAETMDKIPIYCKKDVRGFIVTNIIGAFYGEAMWMFTNGEAEIKEIDAAMVHQKGYPMGPFELLDLTGIDIVYDVRKEAGLKIPPVMEDKINKKQFGRKTGKGFYNYREGQGADYKERDGEKVDTLQIEARMVNEASKLIEIDAATPKDIDTGMKLGARFPEGPCRRGDKIGLDKITNKLQKLHDKYKEERYKPTELLKNKLKTNKIGERKGEGFYNYIEPTKKTYHAIKTQNPDEKGVVKITLDRPSRMNALNEEMMTEIPEFIKNLDQNNVRCIVIEGKGDKAFSIGAEIDMLKKTKPTRLRKLLKVFQILENYPTPVIAKIDGYALGGGLELAISCDLRIATKRSKFAVPEINIGLIPGGGGTHKLPRLIGETRAKQMIYLGEKINAETAENWGLINKTVPKEKLNETVKETINKITKGPPIALSQAKKTIKKTRQQKHKKALELQIETLTHLLETQDFQEGIKAFKEKREPNFKGK comes from the coding sequence ATGGTGGATATAAAGAAGGTTGCAGTTATTGGAGCGGGTGTGATGGGGCATGGCATCGCTGAAGTTGTTGCTATGTCGGGTAGAGATGTTAATATATATGACCACAAAAAACAAAATCTCAAGAACGCGTTGAAGGAGATAGAGAAAAGCCTTGCAAAGCTGGAAGAAAAAGACAGGATATCGGAAACAGAGGCTATAGACACATTAAACAAGATAGAGACCGTTAATGATTTACAGAAAGCTGTTATAGATCGAGATTTCGTAATTGAAGTTGTTCCTGAAAATCTAGAGCTGAAACGCGACCTATTCGCTCGTTTAGATAGATATACACCAGAACACACCGTTCTTGCATCCGGAACCTCCTCCCTACCCATAACTGAGATAGCGAGGGCTACAACTAGACCTGAGAAGGTTGTTGGGATGCATTGGTTCAACCCCCCAGTATTAATGGACCTTGTTGAAGTGATCTATGGTGAGAAAACATCGAAAGAAACCGCAGAAACTACCTATAAATTTGCAGAAACAATGGATAAAATCCCTATTTACTGCAAAAAAGATGTACGTGGTTTCATTGTCACCAACATAATCGGAGCTTTTTATGGAGAAGCAATGTGGATGTTTACTAATGGAGAAGCAGAGATAAAGGAAATCGATGCAGCAATGGTTCACCAAAAAGGATACCCAATGGGTCCATTCGAACTACTCGACCTTACAGGAATAGATATCGTCTATGACGTCAGAAAAGAAGCCGGATTAAAAATCCCCCCAGTAATGGAAGACAAAATTAATAAAAAACAGTTTGGCCGGAAAACCGGAAAAGGCTTCTACAACTACAGAGAAGGCCAAGGAGCAGACTATAAAGAAAGAGACGGAGAAAAAGTAGATACCCTTCAGATCGAAGCTAGAATGGTCAACGAAGCATCAAAACTAATCGAAATTGACGCAGCCACACCAAAAGACATCGATACCGGAATGAAGCTTGGCGCAAGATTTCCAGAAGGCCCATGCAGACGTGGTGACAAAATAGGCCTAGATAAAATCACCAACAAACTCCAAAAACTACACGACAAATATAAGGAAGAACGTTACAAACCCACAGAACTACTAAAAAATAAACTAAAAACAAATAAAATCGGAGAAAGAAAAGGAGAAGGTTTCTACAACTACATAGAACCAACCAAAAAAACTTACCACGCCATTAAAACCCAAAATCCTGATGAAAAAGGCGTTGTAAAAATCACGCTAGACAGACCCTCAAGAATGAACGCCCTAAATGAAGAAATGATGACAGAGATCCCAGAATTCATTAAAAACTTAGACCAAAACAATGTTCGATGCATCGTTATAGAAGGAAAAGGAGATAAAGCATTCTCAATCGGCGCAGAAATAGATATGCTGAAAAAAACCAAACCAACTAGGCTAAGAAAACTATTAAAAGTCTTCCAAATTCTCGAAAACTACCCAACACCCGTAATAGCTAAAATAGATGGATACGCATTAGGAGGAGGACTAGAACTAGCCATATCCTGCGACCTACGAATAGCAACCAAAAGATCAAAATTCGCAGTACCAGAAATAAACATAGGATTAATCCCTGGCGGAGGAGGAACCCATAAACTCCCAAGACTAATCGGAGAAACAAGAGCCAAACAAATGATCTATTTAGGAGAAAAAATCAACGCAGAAACCGCTGAAAACTGGGGACTAATAAACAAAACAGTACCAAAAGAAAAACTCAATGAAACAGTTAAAGAAACAA